A single genomic interval of Selenobaculum gibii harbors:
- the sucD gene encoding succinate--CoA ligase subunit alpha, with amino-acid sequence MSVFINENTKVVVQGITGSAAKFHTKQMLEYGTKIVAGVTPGKGGSEVEGVPVFNTLKEAVLATGANASVIYVPAPFAADAIMEAVDAELDLVICITENIPVLDMIKVKRYMEGKKTRLIGPNCPGVISPGESKIGIMPGYIHKKGHIGVVSRSGTLTYEAVHQLTTAGLGQTSAVGIGGDPVNGTNFIDVLDAFNKDPETYAVIMIGEIGGTAEEEAAEWVKENMTKPVVGFISGRMAPPGKRMGHAGAIISGGKGTADEKIRVMNACGIEVAQTPAVMGETLIKVIKEKGIYEKCKG; translated from the coding sequence GTGAGCGTTTTTATTAATGAAAATACAAAAGTTGTAGTGCAAGGTATTACTGGTTCAGCAGCTAAATTCCATACAAAACAAATGCTTGAGTACGGCACAAAAATCGTTGCTGGCGTTACTCCAGGCAAAGGTGGCAGTGAAGTTGAAGGCGTACCTGTTTTTAATACATTAAAAGAAGCTGTTTTGGCAACAGGTGCAAATGCCTCAGTTATTTACGTACCTGCGCCATTTGCTGCAGATGCAATCATGGAAGCAGTTGATGCTGAACTTGATTTAGTTATTTGTATCACGGAAAATATTCCAGTACTTGATATGATTAAAGTGAAGCGTTATATGGAAGGCAAAAAAACGCGCCTTATTGGTCCAAACTGTCCTGGTGTAATCAGCCCCGGAGAATCAAAAATTGGTATTATGCCTGGTTATATTCACAAAAAAGGGCATATCGGCGTAGTATCTCGTTCTGGGACACTTACTTATGAAGCTGTACATCAATTAACTACGGCTGGACTAGGTCAAACAAGTGCAGTTGGTATTGGCGGTGACCCTGTAAACGGGACAAACTTTATTGATGTCCTAGATGCATTCAATAAAGATCCAGAAACTTATGCCGTAATTATGATTGGCGAAATCGGTGGAACAGCAGAAGAAGAAGCTGCTGAATGGGTAAAAGAAAATATGACAAAACCTGTTGTAGGGTTTATCAGTGGTCGCATGGCACCTCCGGGAAAACGTATGGGACATGCAGGGGCAATTATTTCTGGTGGTAAAGGAACTGCCGATGAAAAAATCCGCGTAATGAATGCATGTGGGATTGAGGTTGCCCAAACACCTGCCGTTATGGGCGAAACTTTGATTAAAGTAATCAAAGAAAAAGGGATTTACGAAAAATGTAAAGGTTAA
- a CDS encoding glycosyltransferase family 2 protein, giving the protein MIYSVIEILSEILVHPISNHEFSSILLTLMPLVIFFEIPWTLFILVGIVRYKWERMHEGVRRDYFPSVSCIITCYSEGAAIKQTIRSLTEQIYPGKIQLIVLVDGAAANQETLRVAQSMSGYVNEFLNRKLLVIPKWQRGGVVSSSNAGLQFADGEIIIKVDGDSSMDNNMVERATRHFENSEVVAVSGCLRVRNANESIWTSFQAIEYFIAIQSSKSALSTFNMVNNISGAFGIFRRELLDLVMGWDAGTAEDLDMTMRIKNYFANKKKKFRIVFDPEAMCFTDVPVTLKNYLKQRIRWDGDYSFILAKHKHTLSPKFIGWPNFIGLLVRMFTNLVIPCTVFFYTIWLCIAYPWSFAIALMIFMYLFYFIMHSCMYIFSVWLLSERICEDLARIPYLLFIPAFMFIGRINALVANLWQWFGKGHQDTSMAPWWVIKKNKF; this is encoded by the coding sequence ATGATTTATAGCGTGATAGAAATTTTGTCGGAAATTCTTGTGCATCCTATCTCTAATCATGAATTTTCTAGTATTCTTCTCACTTTAATGCCGTTGGTGATATTTTTTGAGATTCCGTGGACTTTATTTATTCTCGTAGGAATTGTCCGTTATAAATGGGAGCGAATGCACGAAGGCGTAAGACGTGATTACTTTCCTTCTGTTTCTTGTATTATTACTTGTTATAGTGAAGGGGCAGCGATAAAGCAGACGATTCGCTCATTAACGGAACAGATATATCCAGGGAAAATTCAGTTGATCGTTCTGGTTGACGGGGCGGCTGCAAATCAAGAAACTTTGCGGGTGGCTCAATCGATGAGTGGCTATGTAAATGAATTTTTAAATCGGAAACTCCTCGTGATTCCGAAATGGCAGCGCGGTGGCGTTGTGTCGAGCAGTAATGCCGGGCTTCAATTTGCTGATGGTGAAATTATTATTAAGGTAGATGGTGATTCATCTATGGACAATAATATGGTAGAACGGGCAACGCGACATTTTGAAAATTCCGAAGTAGTTGCCGTGAGTGGATGTCTAAGAGTACGAAATGCAAATGAAAGCATTTGGACATCATTTCAAGCGATTGAATATTTTATCGCCATTCAATCATCTAAGAGTGCCTTGAGTACTTTTAATATGGTCAATAATATATCTGGCGCGTTTGGTATTTTCCGTCGGGAGCTGTTGGATTTAGTCATGGGCTGGGATGCGGGGACAGCTGAAGATTTGGACATGACGATGCGAATAAAAAATTATTTTGCCAATAAGAAAAAGAAATTTCGTATAGTATTTGATCCAGAAGCGATGTGTTTTACTGATGTTCCTGTCACTTTAAAAAATTACTTGAAACAAAGAATTCGCTGGGATGGAGATTACTCGTTTATTTTAGCCAAGCATAAACATACGTTAAGTCCCAAATTTATTGGGTGGCCGAATTTTATCGGTTTGCTGGTGAGAATGTTCACAAATCTGGTGATTCCCTGTACTGTATTTTTTTATACCATATGGCTTTGTATTGCATATCCTTGGTCATTTGCAATTGCACTAATGATCTTTATGTATCTCTTTTATTTTATTATGCACTCGTGTATGTATATTTTTTCAGTTTGGTTATTGTCTGAGCGGATATGTGAAGATTTAGCAAGAATTCCATATTTGCTATTTATTCCTGCATTTATGTTTATTGGACGAATCAATGCTTTAGTGGCAAATTTATGGCAATGGTTTGGCAAAGGACATCAAGATACTTCCATGGCCCCCTGGTGGGTGATTAAAAAAAATAAATTTTAA